The following are from one region of the Rissa tridactyla isolate bRisTri1 chromosome 10, bRisTri1.patW.cur.20221130, whole genome shotgun sequence genome:
- the LOC128915726 gene encoding PHD finger protein 7-like — protein MALLPGRSPEPAAWAAFPWGLLLTLDQSLYCSTVAKAPQGLKKQLLWLPSTDNGADVTVATVTRWRQGYKKAAAGHQSDLERVSGGAFGGDSPALLGQGLSKRSPSSCAMSATEEMAPDSMEQACMLCRRAEADPGICGRKLQKHGLCAHEFCLFFANQLFRQWDEDEGFRGFVPEDIRRAIRCAERKYCFVCGESGATITCSMMGCRRSFHLPCAGEGGCVTQFLSPYRSLCWEHRPEQAVEAAPEENTTCLICLEPVGDQKSYGTMVCPACKHAWFHRGCIQAQALNAGIFCFRCPLCRDRSAFLPEMLIMGIRMPFSLPSWEDGQAYAGERERHSRCDASVCLCPGGREQAEEGGPWELLLCSSCAAEGTHRHCSSLSSSTASWECDSCAGLGTASSATSELAGPSTPGQALPSGSSCGSPALEGSSGSSTPGPTRVRALSRAQRRAPDPYSRPRRTRRTRSPAPAPSAESSTPSLPGLDPSHRSPAPETSSPSTASQLPSGSSCDSPALESGSRSSSPGPVRIRGSSRVQRRAQNPYSRPRRRRGTSCAPSPSAGPDAPPPGQ, from the exons atggccctgctgccggggcgcTCACCTgagcccgcagcctgggctgccttcccctggggactCCTCCTGACCTTGGATCAGAGCTTGTACTGCAGCACCGTTGCCAAAGCCCCCCAGGGACTGAAGAAACAGCTCCTTTGGCTGCCCTCTACG GACAATGGTGCTgatgtcacagtggccactgtgacacgCTGGCGCCAAGGCTACAAAAAGGCCGCGGCCGGGCATCAGTCTGacctggagag GGTCAGCGGAGGAGCATTTGGAGGagacagcccagcgctgctgggacagggactctcCAAACGCTCACCGTCGTCGTGTGCCATGTCAGCCACGGAGGAGATGGCTCCCGACTcgatggagcagg catgcatGCTGTGTCGCCGGGCAGAGGCTGACCCGGGCATCTGCGGGcgcaagctgcagaagcatgggctctgcgcccatgagttttgcctg ttttttgCCAACCAGCTTTTTCGGCAATGGGACGAGGACGAGGGATTCAGGGGATTCGTCCCTGAGGATATTCGGCGTGCGATCCGGTGTGCAGAACGCAAG tactgcttcgtctgcggcgagagcggggccaccatcacctgctcgatgatgggctgcaggcgcagcttccatctcccctgtgcCGGGGAGGGTGGATGCGTCACCCAGTTCCTGTCTCCATACAG gtccctctgctgggagcaccgcccagagcaggcagtggaggcggctccggaggagaacaccacctgcctcatctgcctggagcctgtggggGACCAAAAGTCCTACGGCACCATGGTGTGCCCCGCCTGCAAACACGCCTGGTTCCacaggggctgcatccag gcacaggctcTGAACGCTGGAATTTTTTGCTTCCGGTGcccgctctgcagagacaggagtgCATTTCTCCCGGAAATGCTCATCATGGGCATCCGAATGCCCTTCAG tctACCATCATGGGAGGACGGCCAGGCATacgcaggagaaagagagaggcacagccgctgcgatgccagtgtttgcctttgtccaggaggcagggagcaggcagaggaaggggg gccctgggaactgctcctgtgctcctcctgcgctgccgagggcacccacagacactgctcctctttgagcagcagcacggccagctgggagtgcgacagctgtgctggcctgggcaccg cctccagtgccacctcggagctcgccggccccagcacccccggacaggca CTGCCGTCGGGGTCCTCCTGcggctccccagcactcgagggcagcagtggctccagcacccctgggcccACGCGGGTGCGAGCCCTCTCCCGCGCGCAGCGTCGGGCCCCAGatccctacagccggcccagacgaACACGCCGCACCAGGAGCCCTGCGCCAGCCCcgagtgctgagagcagcacccccagcctgccggggctggacccgtcccaccgctccccagcacccgagaccagcagccccagcaccgccagccagctgccatcgggCTCCTCCTGCGACTCCCCAGCGCTCGAGAGCGGCAGCCGTtccagcagccccgggcccgtGCGGATTAGAGGAAGCTCCCGCGTCCAGCGTCGGGCCCAAaatccctacagccggcccagacgaCGACGCGGgaccagctgtgccccatccccgagtgctggccctgatgcccccCCTCCTGGACAATAA
- the LOC128915727 gene encoding LOW QUALITY PROTEIN: G2/M phase-specific E3 ubiquitin-protein ligase-like (The sequence of the model RefSeq protein was modified relative to this genomic sequence to represent the inferred CDS: inserted 4 bases in 2 codons) → MALLPGRSPEPAAWAAFPWGLLLTLDQSLYCSTVAKAPQGLKKQLLWLPSTFFANQLFRQWDEDEGFRGFVPEDIRRAIRCAERKVCGESGATITCSMMGCRRSFHLPCAGEGGCVTQFLSPYRSLCWEHRPEQAVEAAPEENTTCLICLEPVGDQKSYGTMVCPACKHAWFHRGCIQVGAIXPRPWGTAGAQHHQGXLLGLLMFLLQAQALNAGIFCFRCPLCRDRSAFLPEMLIMGIRMPFSLPSWEDGQAYAGERERHSRCDASVCLCPGGREQAEEGGPWELLLCSSCAAEGTHRHCSSLSSSTASWECDSCAGL, encoded by the exons atggccctgctgccggggcgcTCACCTgagcccgcagcctgggctgccttcccctggggactCCTCCTGACCTTGGATCAGAGCTTGTACTGCAGCACCGTTGCCAAAGCCCCCCAGGGACTGAAGAAACAGCTCCTTTGGCTGCCCTCTACG ttttttgCCAACCAGCTTTTTCGGCAATGGGACGAGGACGAGGGATTCAGGGGATTCGTCCCTGAGGATATTCGGCGTGCGATCCGGTGTGCAGAACGCAAG gtctgcggcgagagcggggccaccatcacctgctcgatgatgggctgcaggcgcagcttccatctcccctgtgcCGGGGAGGGTGGATGCGTCACCCAGTTCCTGTCTCCATACAG gtccctctgctgggagcaccgcccagagcaggcagtggaggcggctccggaggagaacaccacctgcctcatctgcctggagcctgtggggGACCAAAAGTCCTACGGCACCATGGTGTGCCCCGCCTGCAAACACGCCTGGTTCCacaggggctgcatccaggtaggagccat ccctcgcccctggggcacggcaggcgctcagcaccaccaggg cttaCTTGGGCTCCTTatgtttctcctgcaggcacaggctcTGAACGCTGGAATTTTTTGCTTCCGGTGcccgctctgcagagacaggagtgCATTTCTCCCGGAAATGCTCATCATGGGGATCCGAATGCCCTTCAG tctACCATCATGGGAGGACGGCCAGGCATacgcaggagaaagagagaggcacagccgctgcgatgccagtgtttgcctttgcccaggaggcagggagcaggcagaggaaggggg gccctgggaactgctcctgtgctcctcctgcgctgccgagggcacccacagacactgctcctctttgagcagcagcacggccagctgggagtgcgacagctgtgctggcctg
- the LOC128915725 gene encoding PHD finger protein 7-like, with translation MAALKGFTFNGSTSKWRPVMSGVPRAGCMEFGLDVAAESGFVCGQVQVGWSSCRSHELDNGADVTVATVTRWRQGYKKAAAGHQSDLERVSGGAFGGDSPALLGQGLSKRSPSSCAMSATEEMAPDSMEQACMLCRRAEADPGICGRKLQKHGLCAHEFCLFFANGLFQKRVRYVEPMGFLPEDIWLTIEYAEWKYCFVCGESGATITCRETGCRRSFHLPCAVEGGCVTQYFEIYRAFCWEHRPEQAVEAAPEENTTCLICLEPVGDQKSYGTMVCPACKHAWLHRGCIQAHAIHVGYFSFCCPLCRNEHRFMMEMLNMGIRIPKSLPSWQGGQADAGLRARHSRCDASVCLCPGGREQAEEGGPWELLLCSSCAAEGTHRHCSSLSSSTASWECDSCAGPSTASTATSELAGPSTPGQAAAGPSPDPDNDAGPAVLCPRVLALIRLLQHNKVGR, from the exons atggccgcgcTCAAGGGGTTTACATTCAATGGCTCAACATCCAAGTGGAGAccggtgatgagtggtgttcctcgg GCCGGCTGTATGGAATTTGGGCTCGATGTTGCAGCCGAGAGCGGGTTCGTGTGCGGTCAGGTCcaggtgggctggagcagctgccgcTCGCACGAGCTG GACAATGGTGCTgatgtcacagtggccactgtgacacgCTGGCGCCAAGGCTACAAAAAGGCCGCGGCCGGGCATCAGTCTGacctggagag GGTCAGCGGAGGAGCATTTGGAGGagacagcccagcgctgctgggacagggactctcCAAACGCTCACCGTCGTCGTGTGCCATGTCAGCCACGGAGGAGATGGCTCCCGACTcgatggagcagg catgcatGCTGTGTCGCCGGGCAGAGGCTGACCCGGGCATCTGCGGGcgcaagctgcagaagcatgggctctgcgcccatgagttttgcctg tttttcgCCAACGGACTTTTTCAGAAACGGGTTAGATATGTAGAACCCATGGGATTTTTACCTGAAGATATCTGGCTTACAATTGAGTACGCAGAATGGAAG TACTGCTTCGTCTGCGGCGAGAGCGGGGCCACCATCACCTGCCGGGAGACGGGCTGCAGGcgcagcttccatctcccctgtgcCGTGGAGGGTGGATGCGTCACCCAGTACTTTGAGATCTACAG ggccttctgctgggagcaccgcccagagcaggcagtggaggcggctccggaggagaacaccacctgcctcatctgcctggagcctgtggggGACCAAAAGTCCTACGGCACCATGGTGTGCCCCGCCTGCAAACACGCCTGGCTCCacaggggctgcatccaggctCATGCCATCCACGTTGGATACTTCAGCTTCTGCTGCCCACTTTGTCGCAATGAACATCGATTTATGATGGAAATGCTCAACATGGGCATCCGAATCCCCAAGAG TTTACCGTCATGGCAGGGTGGCCAGGCAGATGCAGGACTACGCGCGAGGCACAGCCGCTGCGATGccagtgtttgcctttgtccaggaggcagggagcaggcagaggaaggggg gccctgggaactgctcctgtgctcctcctgcgctgccgagggcacccacagacactgctcctctttgagcagcagcacggccagctgggAGTGCGACAGCTGTGCTGGCCCGAGCACCG cctccactgccacctcggagctcgccggccccagcacccccggccaggcagcagcggggccttccc CCGACCCGGACAACGACGCAGGACCAGCCGTGCTGTGTCCCCGAGTGCTGGCCCTGATCCGCCTCCTTCAGCACAATAAAGTTGGCCGTTAA